Proteins from a genomic interval of Croceicoccus naphthovorans:
- a CDS encoding lipopolysaccharide biosynthesis protein, whose product MATKRGILRRALANAALLLGGKAGAGVLQLATFALAARGLGFVDFGNFSVLIAQVMLVAGLAAFDTNQAIIRYGVVPIAEGDATRFQNLVKAGTLLDVGAAILAAAAVFLAAPLLGDWMEWDARLIGLAQLMAPLAFTNAIATPKGMLRAFGRFDLLSMHVTVTPLARLAGIALAWATDAPLIAYCLAWLCAGWVGAMVALWLGWREAKRHGLLTGLTVRFHPRRDVEPGMWQFALLTNLNSSMTLLTNHLAVVVVGAILGPGAAGLTRVAREVCVGIMKPVDLLNQALFPDLSRLVADGAWKRLTKSAVRAGMAGGIIGLAIAIVVYFAGDVLLGIVFGEEFTGAAWILFVMVLSLAIRVFGFPAEPTLMAMGHAGIAFASNFVAVALLIGALFWWLPLIGLNAVGYAFMVMNCVAAGIAFSAAATLVLRARRRTKLTAMSTAP is encoded by the coding sequence ATGGCAACAAAACGGGGCATTCTTCGACGCGCGCTGGCCAATGCGGCCTTGCTGCTGGGCGGCAAGGCTGGTGCGGGCGTGCTGCAACTGGCAACCTTCGCGCTGGCGGCGCGGGGGCTGGGATTCGTGGATTTCGGCAACTTTTCCGTGTTGATCGCGCAAGTGATGCTGGTGGCGGGCTTGGCCGCGTTCGACACGAATCAGGCGATCATCCGATATGGCGTGGTCCCGATTGCCGAAGGAGATGCGACCCGGTTCCAGAATCTGGTCAAGGCGGGCACGCTGCTGGATGTCGGTGCGGCCATTCTGGCGGCGGCGGCGGTGTTCCTGGCCGCGCCCCTGTTGGGCGACTGGATGGAATGGGATGCGCGGCTGATCGGACTGGCACAGTTGATGGCCCCGCTGGCCTTCACCAATGCAATCGCCACGCCGAAGGGCATGTTGCGGGCCTTCGGGCGGTTTGATCTTCTCAGCATGCATGTCACGGTCACTCCCTTGGCGCGGCTGGCGGGGATTGCGCTGGCGTGGGCGACGGATGCGCCGCTGATCGCCTATTGCCTTGCGTGGCTTTGCGCCGGTTGGGTCGGCGCGATGGTCGCGCTGTGGCTCGGTTGGCGAGAGGCGAAACGGCATGGCCTGCTGACAGGGTTGACCGTGCGATTCCACCCGCGCCGCGATGTCGAGCCGGGGATGTGGCAATTCGCGCTGCTGACCAATCTCAATTCCTCGATGACGCTGCTGACCAACCATTTGGCGGTGGTTGTCGTCGGCGCGATCCTGGGCCCCGGTGCAGCGGGCCTGACCCGCGTGGCGCGAGAGGTTTGCGTCGGCATCATGAAGCCGGTCGATCTGCTCAATCAGGCTCTGTTTCCCGATCTTTCGCGCCTCGTCGCGGACGGAGCTTGGAAGCGGCTGACCAAGTCTGCCGTGCGCGCCGGGATGGCTGGCGGGATCATAGGGCTGGCCATCGCCATCGTCGTGTATTTTGCCGGCGATGTGCTGCTGGGGATCGTGTTTGGTGAGGAGTTCACCGGCGCGGCGTGGATCCTGTTCGTAATGGTGCTGTCGCTGGCGATCCGGGTCTTCGGGTTCCCGGCGGAGCCGACCTTGATGGCGATGGGCCATGCGGGGATTGCTTTCGCGTCGAACTTCGTTGCGGTGGCGCTGCTGATCGGGGCATTGTTCTGGTGGCTTCCGCTGATCGGGCTGAACGCCGTCGGCTACGCGTTCATGGTAATGAACTGCGTTGCAGCCGGCATCGCGTTCTCGGCGGCGGCGACGCTGGTGCTGCGCGCGCGGCGACGGACGAAACTGACAGCGATGTCGACTGCCCCTTGA
- a CDS encoding FAD-dependent oxidoreductase yields MLVDLAKDRPDGLAGDVCIIGAGCAGITLARSLLRAGRSVVLLESGGIDFEADAAALNQGENVGEPYYELEHARLRFFGGTTAIWGGRCAELDPIDFEKRSWVPHSGWPIGKSDLDPYYRRARETLDLPADAAKAETLVADGVPLPPVDPDKLTMPLWQFDERFSRFTFKSCRDLIDHPACQVVLHATVREIVAHADGKTVTGLAVRGPDGREVTAKAKTYIVAAGGIETPRIMLASQSVMPNGIGNAHDQVGRYFMEHPHARGGRIVGDRAWDLLQAFGRKHEIDGRRVAALLTPSEAEQERQGLLNTSLTIAGRRPADGSESFGIMAYQKLKHDMAPTQFGRTLWMRTKQATHFILKYSEPLRPWLLHRMGVLDIALVVRAEQAPNPDSRVLLDSETDALGMPRARLDWQMTELDVTSVAGLVSTIGEEFARTGYGKVEPADWLNHPENGWKTDSLISSHPIGGFHHMGTTRMGGDPKTSVTDSYCRVHGIDNLYVAGSSVFPTSGWANPTLSIIALSLRLADHIAAKG; encoded by the coding sequence GTGCTCGTCGATCTCGCGAAAGACCGGCCAGACGGTCTGGCCGGGGATGTCTGCATCATCGGTGCCGGTTGCGCCGGGATCACGCTCGCCCGCAGCCTGCTGCGCGCGGGGCGTTCGGTGGTGCTGCTGGAAAGCGGCGGGATAGACTTTGAGGCGGACGCCGCCGCGCTTAACCAAGGCGAGAATGTCGGCGAGCCTTATTATGAACTGGAACATGCCCGCCTGCGCTTTTTTGGCGGGACGACCGCGATCTGGGGCGGGCGTTGCGCGGAACTCGATCCCATCGATTTCGAAAAGCGGTCTTGGGTGCCGCACTCGGGCTGGCCGATCGGGAAAAGCGACCTAGACCCCTATTACCGCCGGGCGCGCGAAACGCTGGACCTGCCTGCCGATGCGGCAAAGGCGGAAACGCTGGTCGCCGATGGCGTGCCGCTGCCCCCCGTCGATCCCGACAAGCTGACGATGCCGCTGTGGCAGTTCGACGAACGTTTCAGCCGGTTTACGTTCAAAAGCTGTCGGGACCTGATCGATCATCCCGCGTGCCAGGTCGTGCTCCACGCGACGGTGCGCGAAATCGTGGCCCATGCCGATGGCAAGACGGTGACCGGACTGGCGGTGCGCGGACCCGATGGCCGTGAGGTTACGGCGAAGGCCAAGACTTACATCGTCGCGGCGGGTGGGATCGAGACGCCACGCATAATGCTGGCGTCGCAATCGGTCATGCCGAACGGGATCGGCAACGCGCACGACCAGGTCGGGCGCTATTTCATGGAACACCCGCATGCGCGCGGCGGCCGGATCGTCGGAGACCGGGCGTGGGACCTGCTGCAAGCCTTCGGCCGCAAGCACGAAATTGACGGGCGGCGCGTTGCCGCGCTGCTGACCCCGTCGGAGGCGGAGCAGGAGCGTCAGGGCCTGCTCAACACCTCGCTGACCATCGCGGGCCGCCGCCCTGCGGATGGGAGTGAGAGCTTCGGCATCATGGCCTATCAGAAGCTGAAGCACGACATGGCGCCGACCCAGTTCGGACGCACGTTGTGGATGCGGACCAAGCAGGCGACGCATTTCATTCTGAAATATTCCGAGCCGCTGCGCCCGTGGCTGCTGCACCGGATGGGCGTGCTGGACATCGCTCTGGTCGTGCGGGCGGAACAGGCGCCGAACCCCGACAGCCGGGTCTTGCTGGACAGCGAGACCGATGCGTTGGGCATGCCGCGGGCAAGGCTCGACTGGCAGATGACCGAGCTGGACGTCACCAGCGTGGCGGGTCTGGTGAGCACTATCGGCGAAGAATTCGCGCGCACCGGATACGGCAAGGTCGAACCGGCGGATTGGTTGAATCACCCGGAGAACGGGTGGAAGACCGATTCGCTGATCAGTTCGCACCCCATCGGCGGGTTCCACCACATGGGCACGACCCGCATGGGGGGCGATCCGAAGACCAGTGTGACCGATAGCTATTGCCGCGTTCACGGCATCGACAACCTGTACGTAGCGGGCAGTTCGGTCTTCCCGACTTCTGGCTGGGCGAACCCGACGCTGTCGATCATCGCGCTGTCGCTGCGGCTGGCGGATCATATAGCGGCCAAGGGCTGA
- a CDS encoding response regulator transcription factor: MQILLIEDDEAIAAHIAAGLREVGHIVEVQHDGREGMVRATCETYDLIVLDRMLPSLDGLKVLAALRATGDTTPVLILSALGDVDERIKGLRAGGDDYMAKPFATSELLARVEVLGRRGPMLAETSDKLTVGNLVIDLGAHVVSRGGKRIDLTLRELRIVAYLARNAGRVVTRSMLLENVWDYNFDPQTNIIDQHISKVRQKLSAGEADPLIHTVRGVGYVMRSE; the protein is encoded by the coding sequence ATGCAGATACTCCTGATCGAAGACGACGAAGCGATCGCCGCCCATATCGCTGCGGGCCTGCGCGAAGTGGGTCATATCGTGGAGGTTCAGCACGACGGCCGCGAAGGCATGGTCCGCGCGACTTGCGAGACCTACGACCTGATCGTGCTCGATCGGATGTTGCCCTCGCTCGACGGGTTGAAGGTGCTGGCCGCCTTGCGTGCGACCGGCGATACCACCCCGGTCCTGATCCTCAGCGCGCTGGGCGATGTGGACGAACGGATAAAGGGCCTGCGCGCGGGCGGCGACGATTACATGGCCAAGCCCTTCGCAACGTCGGAACTTCTAGCCCGGGTAGAGGTGCTGGGGCGGCGCGGGCCGATGCTGGCGGAAACGTCGGACAAGCTGACCGTCGGCAATCTGGTCATCGATCTGGGCGCCCACGTGGTCAGCCGGGGTGGCAAGCGGATCGACCTGACATTGCGCGAACTGCGCATCGTAGCCTATCTGGCGCGCAATGCGGGCCGGGTGGTAACGCGTTCGATGCTGCTGGAAAACGTGTGGGACTATAACTTCGACCCGCAGACCAACATTATCGACCAGCATATCAGCAAGGTGCGCCAAAAACTGTCCGCCGGGGAAGCCGATCCGCTGATCCACACGGTGCGCGGCGTCGGTTACGTGATGCGCAGCGAATGA
- a CDS encoding HAMP domain-containing sensor histidine kinase has translation MSRLFRSLSFRLAVLYAVLFGISVVVLIGAIYWIRYERPLDAMRASVTTEAEAYQTIARSRGLGETIQLLNRRAKERADRKPFHAVIASDGTVLSRNLPSWPSRSIEGLNLMEADILTEGDEIDYSALVLDQTIPDGTRLIVGRDVEDITRLREQLEAASFWLVVGTLILGLTGGWLMSRAIGKRIDSVTRAALLVMEGDLTGRVEMRGTNDDFDRLGDTLNLMLERIQTLFAAVQRVSDHITHELRTPLARLVGKLEEIEKRPPGDPGLPALIGDASMEAARLQRIFAAILRISRIEQGRHAIQRKTADVVTIVEDVVELYQPVAEVRGIALTVKAERPLIAAFDVDLVFQALSNLIDNALKHTPPSSSVEIVASKTGGVTITVADTGVGLSPEERARVTEPFYRSSLAHDLPGDGLGLSMVAAIARAHGARLSIEDNEPGLRVTLAFPEGE, from the coding sequence ATGAGCCGATTGTTCCGCAGTCTCTCGTTCCGGCTCGCGGTTCTCTATGCGGTGCTGTTCGGGATTTCGGTCGTGGTCCTGATCGGCGCGATCTACTGGATACGATACGAACGCCCGCTCGACGCGATGCGCGCCAGCGTCACGACCGAGGCGGAGGCTTACCAGACTATCGCGCGATCAAGGGGCCTTGGCGAAACGATCCAGCTGCTGAACCGGCGTGCGAAAGAGCGTGCGGATCGTAAACCGTTCCATGCGGTCATCGCGTCCGATGGCACCGTGCTCAGTCGCAACCTGCCCAGTTGGCCATCGCGGTCGATTGAGGGACTGAACCTGATGGAAGCCGACATCCTGACCGAAGGGGACGAGATCGACTACAGCGCGCTGGTTCTCGACCAAACGATCCCCGACGGCACTCGCCTGATCGTCGGTCGCGATGTGGAGGATATCACACGCCTGCGCGAACAGCTGGAGGCGGCCTCTTTCTGGCTGGTTGTCGGCACCCTGATCCTCGGCTTGACCGGCGGCTGGTTGATGAGCCGGGCCATCGGCAAGCGCATCGATTCGGTAACCCGCGCGGCGCTGCTGGTGATGGAAGGCGACCTGACCGGGCGGGTGGAGATGCGCGGAACGAATGACGACTTCGACCGATTGGGAGATACGCTGAACCTGATGCTGGAACGGATCCAGACGCTGTTCGCTGCTGTTCAGCGGGTATCCGATCACATCACCCACGAATTGCGCACGCCGCTGGCCCGGCTGGTCGGCAAGCTGGAGGAGATCGAGAAGCGCCCGCCCGGCGATCCCGGCCTGCCCGCCTTGATCGGCGACGCCAGCATGGAGGCGGCGCGGTTGCAGCGTATTTTCGCCGCGATCCTGCGTATCTCTCGCATCGAGCAGGGCCGCCACGCGATCCAGCGCAAGACCGCTGATGTGGTGACCATAGTTGAGGACGTGGTCGAGCTGTACCAACCCGTCGCCGAAGTACGCGGCATCGCCTTGACGGTTAAAGCGGAAAGGCCGCTGATCGCCGCGTTCGACGTCGACCTGGTGTTTCAGGCGCTGAGCAACCTTATCGACAACGCGCTGAAACATACGCCGCCCAGCAGCAGCGTTGAAATTGTCGCATCGAAGACCGGAGGCGTCACGATCACCGTGGCCGACACCGGGGTGGGGCTGTCGCCGGAAGAGCGCGCCCGCGTGACCGAACCGTTCTACCGCAGCAGCTTGGCCCACGATTTACCGGGTGACGGACTGGGTCTCAGCATGGTTGCCGCCATCGCCCGCGCCCACGGCGCGCGCCTGTCGATAGAGGACAACGAACCCGGCCTGCGCGTAACGTTGGCGTTTCCTGAAGGGGAGTGA
- a CDS encoding LL-diaminopimelate aminotransferase, translated as MDNEFYRIKRLPPYVIAEVNAMRAEARRAGRDIIDLGMGNPDLPPPQHVIDKLCEVAMKPDAHGYSQSKGIPGLRRAQANYYARRFNVELDPEREIVVTMGSKEGLASLATAITAPGDVIMAPNPSYPIHTFGFILAGATIREVPTTPDEKYWTALDNAMRHSVPRPTVLIVNYPSNPTAETVDLAFYERLVAWAKENSVWILSDLAYSELYYDGNPTRSILEVPGAKDVAVEFTSMSKTYSMAGWRMGFAVGNQKLIAALTRVKSYLDYGAFTPIQAAACAALNGPQDIVEKNRNLYQKRRDVMVDAFARAGWDIPSPPASMFAWAPLPPALRDMGSLEFSKQLLTEAEVAVAPGVGYGEQGEGYVRIAMVENEQRLRQAARNVKRWFRSMGLNT; from the coding sequence ATGGACAACGAGTTCTACCGCATAAAACGCCTTCCGCCCTACGTCATCGCCGAAGTCAACGCGATGCGGGCAGAGGCGCGTCGTGCGGGCCGTGACATCATCGACCTTGGCATGGGCAACCCCGACCTGCCCCCGCCCCAGCATGTCATCGACAAGCTGTGCGAAGTGGCGATGAAGCCCGACGCGCACGGCTATTCGCAGTCGAAGGGCATTCCCGGCCTGCGCCGCGCACAGGCGAACTATTACGCCCGCCGCTTCAACGTAGAGCTGGACCCGGAGCGTGAGATCGTCGTCACCATGGGATCAAAGGAAGGGCTGGCCAGCCTTGCCACCGCGATCACCGCGCCGGGCGACGTCATCATGGCGCCGAACCCCAGCTATCCGATACACACCTTCGGCTTCATTCTTGCGGGCGCGACGATTCGCGAAGTGCCGACCACGCCCGACGAGAAGTACTGGACCGCGCTCGACAACGCGATGCGCCACTCGGTGCCGCGTCCCACGGTGCTGATCGTCAACTATCCGTCGAACCCGACGGCAGAGACGGTCGATCTCGCATTTTACGAACGACTGGTCGCCTGGGCGAAGGAGAACAGCGTCTGGATCCTGTCCGACCTCGCCTATTCGGAGCTGTATTACGACGGCAATCCGACCCGCTCTATCCTCGAGGTGCCAGGGGCCAAGGACGTCGCGGTCGAGTTTACCTCGATGAGCAAGACCTATTCGATGGCTGGATGGCGCATGGGCTTTGCGGTCGGCAATCAAAAGCTGATCGCGGCACTGACCCGCGTAAAGTCGTACCTCGACTATGGCGCGTTCACGCCGATTCAGGCGGCGGCCTGTGCCGCGCTGAACGGACCGCAGGACATCGTCGAAAAGAATCGCAACCTCTATCAAAAGCGCCGCGATGTGATGGTCGATGCCTTCGCCCGCGCCGGTTGGGACATCCCCAGCCCGCCCGCGTCGATGTTCGCATGGGCCCCGCTGCCACCAGCGCTGAGAGACATGGGCAGCCTCGAATTCTCCAAGCAGCTGCTGACCGAGGCAGAAGTCGCGGTCGCCCCCGGTGTCGGCTATGGCGAGCAGGGCGAAGGCTATGTCCGCATCGCGATGGTCGAAAACGAACAGCGTCTGCGACAGGCGGCGCGCAACGTAAAGCGCTGGTTCCGTTCTATGGGCCTCAATACCTGA
- a CDS encoding PHA/PHB synthase family protein: protein MAGPFLQMFDGPMKDMIAFQDASTKAMFGAFLGQSSDEGEPTSDGTGDDVDWQAVAGNLNEMWRSFLKNQPAIASSGIVDPARWLDMAGRWLSQYPIGGDEKQTQLFAEGMAVWDTMLGQFGMGESAQLPRKDNRFRDPKWQENPLFAVLHQAYLMLSDQLLNAAEGAQGLSKERKEQLKFFTRLTTEAMSPAHFPLTNPLVIEKTLETGGENLVKGMEHLIADLEAGKLSHTDKNAFVLGENIAATPGKVIHETPLFQLIQYSPTTESVRKTPLLIFPPWINRFYILDLGPKKSFVKWAVDQGLTVCLVSWKSADASMADIAWEDYIRAQIEAIDVVRERFKVPSVHTIGYCVGGTTLAATLSVLGRRGEADKVASATYFTAQVDFTEAGELKAFIDEAQLKMIDSLAGEGYVDGRYLALAFNLLRSPDLIWNYVTKNYLLGEDYSAFDLLYWNGDSTNLPARFHREYLKDLYHDNLLVVPDALSADGTPIDLRRNVTPSYIQAGVDDHIAPLPSVWKLTRHLSGPKRFLLAGSGHIAGVVNPPSSGKYQYWSIGEPDAEQPEVPDTLDAYKAQAVETPGSWWPDWIRWIDAIDPATTKATGKRKPGGRGDTVIEDAPGRYVKAR from the coding sequence ATGGCCGGTCCCTTCCTGCAGATGTTCGACGGTCCGATGAAGGATATGATTGCGTTTCAGGACGCGTCGACCAAGGCGATGTTCGGGGCATTTCTGGGCCAGTCGAGCGATGAGGGCGAACCCACATCCGACGGCACCGGTGACGATGTCGACTGGCAGGCAGTGGCCGGAAATCTGAACGAGATGTGGCGATCGTTCCTGAAGAATCAGCCAGCGATCGCATCGTCGGGCATCGTCGACCCGGCCCGCTGGCTGGACATGGCGGGGCGCTGGCTTTCGCAATACCCCATTGGCGGCGACGAGAAACAGACGCAGCTTTTCGCCGAGGGTATGGCCGTGTGGGACACGATGCTGGGCCAGTTCGGCATGGGCGAATCGGCGCAACTGCCGCGCAAGGACAATCGTTTTCGCGATCCGAAGTGGCAGGAAAACCCCCTCTTCGCGGTGCTGCATCAGGCCTACCTGATGCTGTCGGACCAATTGCTGAACGCGGCCGAGGGGGCGCAGGGGCTGAGCAAGGAGCGCAAGGAACAGCTCAAGTTCTTTACCCGACTGACGACCGAGGCGATGAGCCCGGCGCATTTCCCGCTGACCAATCCCCTGGTGATCGAAAAGACCTTGGAGACGGGCGGCGAGAACCTCGTCAAAGGTATGGAACACCTGATCGCTGACCTGGAGGCGGGTAAGCTCAGCCACACCGACAAGAATGCCTTCGTGCTGGGCGAGAATATCGCCGCGACGCCGGGCAAGGTGATCCACGAAACCCCGCTGTTCCAGCTGATCCAGTACAGCCCGACGACGGAGAGTGTGCGCAAGACGCCGTTGCTGATCTTCCCGCCGTGGATCAACCGATTCTACATCCTCGATCTTGGTCCGAAGAAAAGCTTCGTGAAATGGGCGGTCGATCAGGGGCTGACCGTCTGCCTCGTGTCGTGGAAGTCCGCCGATGCGTCGATGGCCGACATCGCGTGGGAGGATTACATCCGCGCCCAGATCGAGGCGATCGATGTCGTGCGCGAACGGTTCAAGGTGCCGTCGGTCCACACGATCGGTTATTGCGTTGGGGGTACGACGCTGGCTGCGACGCTCTCGGTGCTGGGCCGCCGGGGAGAGGCGGACAAGGTTGCCAGCGCGACCTATTTCACCGCGCAAGTCGACTTTACCGAGGCGGGTGAGCTGAAGGCCTTTATCGACGAGGCTCAGCTGAAGATGATCGATTCGCTGGCGGGCGAGGGGTATGTCGACGGGCGCTATCTGGCGCTGGCGTTCAACCTGCTGCGCAGCCCGGACCTGATCTGGAACTACGTCACCAAGAATTACCTGTTGGGTGAGGACTACAGCGCGTTCGACCTGCTTTACTGGAACGGCGACAGCACCAACCTGCCCGCGCGGTTCCACCGCGAGTACCTGAAGGATCTGTATCACGACAACCTGCTGGTCGTGCCCGATGCGCTCAGCGCCGATGGCACGCCGATCGACCTGCGCCGCAATGTCACGCCGTCGTATATTCAGGCGGGGGTCGACGATCACATCGCCCCGCTGCCCAGCGTCTGGAAACTGACGCGGCACTTGTCGGGGCCTAAGCGGTTCCTGCTGGCGGGATCGGGGCATATCGCGGGCGTCGTCAATCCGCCGTCGTCGGGCAAGTACCAGTACTGGTCCATCGGCGAGCCCGATGCCGAGCAGCCCGAGGTGCCCGACACGCTGGATGCCTATAAGGCCCAAGCCGTCGAAACGCCGGGCAGCTGGTGGCCGGACTGGATCAGATGGATCGATGCAATCGACCCCGCAACCACCAAGGCAACGGGCAAGCGCAAGCCCGGCGGGCGTGGCGACACGGTGATCGAAGACGCGCCGGGCCGTTACGTAAAGGCGCGGTAA
- a CDS encoding phasin family protein — protein sequence MAETKDEGAPTKAAPVIKPEAAKPAPAKKRGRPKGSTNAKAALKTAAKKKPAAKPAVAKAAAAKAAPKPAPAKPVAPKPAAPAPVAAKPAPIPAAAKEAEAAPAKVAAAAAAAPMKTMKTITQEFVTMTTPEAMTKGFQDAMADMTAKSKAAYEKGTAMVSDVTEFTKGNVEAMVESGKIFASGMQEMGRSMIADSKAEFESMTAEVKEMAAVKSPTDFFQLQSAMMRKYFDKSVAAASKNTESMLKLANDAAQPLSSRVSIAMEKMKAA from the coding sequence ATGGCCGAGACCAAGGACGAAGGCGCACCGACAAAGGCGGCGCCCGTCATCAAGCCGGAAGCGGCAAAGCCCGCACCCGCAAAGAAGCGCGGTCGCCCCAAGGGTTCGACAAATGCCAAGGCGGCGTTGAAGACGGCTGCCAAGAAAAAGCCGGCTGCAAAGCCCGCCGTAGCCAAGGCCGCAGCGGCAAAGGCTGCGCCGAAGCCCGCCCCGGCAAAGCCGGTTGCACCGAAACCGGCTGCTCCGGCGCCGGTCGCCGCCAAGCCGGCCCCCATTCCGGCAGCGGCGAAGGAAGCCGAAGCCGCCCCCGCAAAGGTAGCCGCCGCAGCGGCTGCCGCGCCAATGAAGACAATGAAAACGATCACGCAGGAGTTTGTAACGATGACTACCCCCGAAGCGATGACCAAAGGTTTCCAGGACGCCATGGCCGACATGACTGCAAAGTCGAAGGCTGCGTACGAAAAGGGCACCGCCATGGTCTCCGACGTCACCGAATTCACCAAGGGCAATGTCGAAGCCATGGTCGAATCGGGCAAGATTTTTGCCAGCGGCATGCAGGAAATGGGTCGTTCGATGATCGCCGATTCCAAGGCCGAATTCGAATCCATGACCGCAGAGGTCAAGGAAATGGCCGCCGTTAAATCGCCGACCGATTTCTTCCAGCTGCAGAGCGCGATGATGCGCAAGTACTTCGACAAGTCGGTTGCCGCCGCGTCGAAGAACACCGAGAGCATGCTGAAGCTGGCCAACGACGCCGCCCAGCCGCTGTCGAGCCGCGTTTCGATCGCCATGGAAAAGATGAAGGCCGCCTGA
- the clpS gene encoding ATP-dependent Clp protease adapter ClpS — MARLLDIPQGGIVPGPLTAFDAARVRITAIDEGEKGDDDEGDGGAGQIDLVTKTRAKPKKPSQFKVLMLNDDYTPMEFVVLVLKRFFRMDMEQATQVMLHVHQRGVGVCGIYPYEIAETKVNQVMDFARQNQHPLQCTLEKA; from the coding sequence ATGGCAAGACTGTTGGATATCCCCCAAGGCGGCATCGTGCCCGGCCCTTTGACTGCGTTTGATGCTGCGCGCGTCCGAATCACCGCCATCGACGAGGGTGAAAAAGGCGACGACGACGAGGGTGACGGCGGGGCGGGCCAGATCGATCTGGTTACGAAAACGCGCGCCAAGCCCAAGAAGCCGAGCCAGTTCAAAGTGCTCATGCTCAACGACGACTACACGCCGATGGAATTCGTCGTGTTGGTGTTGAAGCGTTTCTTCCGCATGGACATGGAACAGGCGACGCAAGTCATGCTCCACGTGCATCAACGCGGCGTGGGCGTGTGCGGCATCTATCCCTACGAGATCGCCGAAACCAAGGTGAACCAAGTGATGGATTTCGCGCGTCAGAACCAGCACCCGCTGCAATGCACGCTTGAAAAGGCCTGA
- the lptF gene encoding LPS export ABC transporter permease LptF — translation MSRFFNATDRYIFRLVLMPMLGTLVLAASLLILDKMLRLFEVVANEGGPIGVVFQMLANLLPEYMSLAIPLGLMLGILFAFRKLATSSELDVMRAVGLGYTRLLKVPYIITVALVILNFVLVYWVQPVSRYDYQRLAFELSSGALGASIDVGEFNSIQDRTALRIEESRDNGRELGGIFARVTDDDGDLLSISARGGRFLANADDENTIILRLTDGTIIQDEPDIDTPRVLSFSSYDLPIDLPEIEQFRDRGGAEREYILPELLQIGWNDQVDEDLRNESLASFNFRLVEVVMMLFLPLLAVALAIPPKRSTSALGVFVSVVMVVAYHKVNQYGQDVAALGLVSPLVSLWLPFVLFGALIGWMYWRVAYVPGGQAIGWLETGASVVTKKLVAVFRLMRLTGRKELKRMAEEKDGGAPDAA, via the coding sequence TTGAGCAGATTCTTCAACGCGACGGACCGCTACATCTTTCGGCTCGTGCTGATGCCGATGCTGGGTACGTTGGTGCTCGCCGCGTCGTTGCTGATTCTCGACAAGATGCTGCGCCTGTTCGAAGTGGTCGCCAACGAGGGCGGACCCATCGGCGTCGTGTTTCAGATGCTGGCCAACCTGCTGCCCGAATACATGAGCCTTGCGATACCGCTGGGCCTGATGCTGGGCATTCTCTTTGCGTTCCGGAAACTGGCGACGTCTTCGGAACTGGACGTGATGCGCGCGGTAGGGCTGGGGTATACCCGGTTGCTGAAGGTTCCGTACATCATCACCGTTGCGCTGGTGATCCTGAACTTCGTGCTGGTTTACTGGGTGCAGCCGGTCTCGCGCTATGATTACCAGCGACTGGCCTTCGAACTGTCGTCGGGGGCGTTGGGCGCGTCGATCGATGTCGGCGAGTTCAATTCGATACAGGACCGGACCGCGCTGCGTATCGAAGAAAGCCGCGACAACGGGCGCGAACTCGGCGGTATCTTCGCGCGCGTCACCGATGACGATGGCGACCTGCTGTCGATCAGCGCGCGGGGTGGGCGGTTTCTGGCCAATGCCGATGACGAGAATACGATCATCCTGCGCCTGACCGACGGCACGATCATTCAAGACGAGCCGGACATCGACACGCCGCGCGTGTTGTCGTTCAGCAGTTATGACCTTCCCATCGACCTGCCGGAAATCGAACAATTCCGCGATCGCGGCGGGGCGGAGCGGGAATATATCCTGCCCGAACTGTTGCAGATCGGCTGGAACGATCAGGTCGATGAGGATCTTCGCAACGAAAGCCTTGCCAGCTTCAACTTCCGACTGGTCGAAGTGGTGATGATGCTGTTCCTGCCGCTTCTCGCCGTTGCCTTGGCGATCCCGCCAAAACGTTCGACCAGCGCGCTTGGCGTGTTCGTATCGGTGGTCATGGTCGTCGCCTATCACAAGGTGAACCAGTACGGGCAGGACGTGGCCGCGCTTGGCCTCGTCAGCCCGTTGGTGTCGCTGTGGCTGCCGTTCGTTCTGTTCGGTGCCTTGATCGGCTGGATGTATTGGCGCGTGGCCTATGTGCCGGGGGGGCAAGCCATCGGTTGGCTGGAAACGGGGGCGTCGGTCGTGACCAAGAAACTGGTCGCGGTGTTCCGCCTCATGCGCCTGACCGGGCGGAAAGAGCTGAAGCGCATGGCCGAGGAAAAGGACGGGGGCGCGCCTGATGCGGCTTGA